One genomic region from Clostridium saccharobutylicum DSM 13864 encodes:
- the fabZ gene encoding 3-hydroxyacyl-ACP dehydratase FabZ: MLNIKEIKEILPHRYPMLLIDRVTEMDIEDKMFVRGYKNVSANEAFFQGHYPNEPIMPGVLQIEALSQAGAVAILSMEKFKGKTPLFAGTNKVRFKNKVVPGDRLDLYCEIIKLKGPIGIGKGIATVDGKVACEAEILFAIG, translated from the coding sequence TTGCTTAATATAAAAGAAATAAAAGAAATTTTGCCTCATAGATATCCAATGTTATTAATAGATAGAGTAACTGAAATGGATATTGAAGACAAAATGTTTGTAAGAGGATATAAAAATGTTTCTGCGAATGAAGCATTTTTCCAAGGTCATTACCCAAATGAACCAATTATGCCTGGTGTTTTGCAAATTGAAGCATTATCACAAGCAGGCGCGGTTGCTATTCTTTCAATGGAAAAGTTTAAAGGAAAAACTCCGTTATTTGCAGGTACTAATAAAGTAAGATTTAAAAATAAAGTAGTACCAGGAGATAGATTAGATTTATATTGCGAAATTATAAAACTTAAGGGACCTATTGGAATTGGAAAAGGAATAGCAACAGTTGATGGTAAAGTGGCTTGTGAAGCTGAAATATTATTTGCTATAGGATAG
- the accB gene encoding acetyl-CoA carboxylase biotin carboxyl carrier protein, producing the protein MEFENIKELINLVNSSDLAFFELSNGNDHIKMDKSFNRGVSDTNLNNTKTINSPVVSIATSENIPVKKEEVKKVEKEVAQEKEDDENTSVITSPMVGTFYSSASPESPAFVKVGDEISKGKIICIIEAMKLMNEIESEFDGTIVKCLVNDGDMVEYGQPLFKIKGE; encoded by the coding sequence ATGGAATTTGAAAATATTAAAGAACTTATAAATTTAGTCAACTCTTCAGATTTAGCATTTTTTGAACTTTCTAATGGGAATGATCATATAAAAATGGATAAGTCATTTAACAGGGGAGTTAGTGATACTAATTTAAATAATACAAAAACTATTAATAGTCCTGTTGTTTCAATAGCAACTTCAGAAAATATTCCTGTAAAAAAAGAAGAAGTAAAAAAAGTCGAAAAAGAAGTTGCTCAAGAAAAAGAAGATGATGAAAACACAAGTGTTATAACTTCACCAATGGTAGGAACATTCTATTCATCAGCTTCTCCTGAAAGCCCAGCATTTGTAAAAGTTGGAGATGAGATTTCTAAAGGAAAAATTATTTGTATAATTGAAGCCATGAAGCTTATGAATGAGATAGAAAGTGAATTTGATGGAACAATTGTCAAATGTTTAGTTAATGATGGAGATATGGTAGAGTACGGACAGCCATTATTCAAAATTAAGGGGGAATAG